The sequence below is a genomic window from Lolium perenne isolate Kyuss_39 chromosome 4, Kyuss_2.0, whole genome shotgun sequence.
TCTCATGGACCCCGTTATCTGTCGGACCAAAGGTCGATCGACGACCATGGAAAAGTTGATGTTAAGATTTCATGATCACGGGCCATATATATGATAGATGGGTTCATACGAATCATACCTCGTGAGGGTCTAGTGGTCGTTGAATTTTTGTGTTTGGAGTCGAGTTGGTTGGTTCTCTGTTGCAAAGGTTCTAGTAAAAAATATTACTCTCTTCGAATCAAATTAATTTACTCAACTTTgtttagatatggatgtatctagataagTTGAGTCAATTTATATATACCGGAGAAAGTAGTACTTCAAGATGCGTTGTTTTGGCTCGCACGTGCATATAGACCTATCATTGCAGTATATATTTTCAAAAATGCTAAAATATTTTGAAAAAATATTGTTTGTACATCCAAATATTCTATGTTTGTGCGCaagtttttggattatttttcttTGGTCCCATGTAATTGATAACTTGTTTGGTCTCTGTTGTATCTCTCCTCGATTTCATCAACAAGATTCCAAATATAAATCAACTTATACTTAGATAAAATTTGGTGATTTAAAATCTGAATACAAAAAAACACCGATGTTTCAGAAACCTAAGCTTGTGGGATTTTCTAGCAAGCAGAAAATGCCCTAGACTATTAGAATGCTCTGTGGTTTGTGCCGGTCACGACACACGAGGTGTTAACTAAGATTGGATGATTTCATCTATTCACAATGTAGTTACTTCCAATATTAACATTTTTTTACAATCAATATCATATATACTGAAGTATAAAAGAAACTATCAAATCTTGAAGTGTTcaaactctttcttcttccaTAATATGATCTTGCATTTTTTTAAAGGTTGCCAAAGATAGGTACTAAACTATAGACTTGTAAATACCAATGAAGGTTAtcccataattttaatttgaCCCGTAATGTCAAAGCTACCTGCAGAAATAACCGAACAACTTTGTCGATATCGCTAGGAAGGTGAGAGTATGATGATCATTGTCGAGAAGGTAGGAGCCGGGACAAATATTCGAGATAACCAGACTGGCATTTTTTTTTAGCATTCTAGGCTTCTTTTATTTTGTACTATGTGGACCGTCTATTTCTGATCCAGCGGTCCGAGATGGTGCGATCAGGGTTTCCACTTTCCACACCTGGTGCTTTGACGGTGGtatccagcgccgccgcccagCGTAGGTAGGTTTTCAGCTCTTGACCGAATCCCCGCCGTGAAAGCGCACTGCGCGCTCGCGAGCCCACCGAAACCCAGACGCACGGAGACCCAACCCTAGCCCGAAGATGGCAGTCCCTGGCGGCCGCAACGGCCTCGTTGACGACGACGACCTCGCCGAACACGCCGACGCCTTCGACGCCGCCTCCGACGACGAGGAGGCGCCGCTGCCTCCCCACCTCCGCGCCCTCGCCGACGCCGCCCAGACAGGCAACGTCGACGCCCTCCGCACCGCGCTCGGTAACTGCCTTACTGATTCCGCCCCATCCCCCTAAATTTCGATCCTCGTACGCTCCTAGGGTTCTACAGGATCATTTTATCGGAGCGGAACGCGCGTACTGTATAGATTGGTCCCTGTTCTTGTTTGTGCCGTCTACTTGTATGCCTGCTTATTTCGTGAAAGTTGTTTCGAACTCAAGTTGTAGTGCCACTGTATAGATTGGGATTCGCTGGCCAGATCTCTGCTTCACTTGGTGCGTCCGCGAAATTGCAGCTGTTTCAGACTTAAGTTCAGTGCCACTGTCTGAACTGATGGGTGTTCTGCACGCATCAGCTTGTATTTTACCTGAACTTTTCCTAGCACGAGTTTTGCATCGGATGATTGCGACGTATGGGTTCAGGTCCGCATCCGTGCTAGCCCTCTTCGTGCTTCCATCAGCGTAGTCACGCGGAAGGGAAGTCTTCACTTAGTCCAGTAGCAACATGAATGCGATTCTGTGTGTACAAGCACCAGATGGGCGTATTCCTTTTGTTAAGATAAGTTTATAATTATGCTGTTGAAATCTCCAACTGCTGCATGCCGTTTAGAGCCATTGGGGTAATGCTGTAGCCAAGGAAGCAACAGAATAAAGTTATTCTCAGAACAAAGAGTTCTGTTAAGTGTTTTCTCGTAATAAAACTATTCACTGTATGGCTATAGAGAAGAGGTTGCCTATCAGTTGGTTGTCTGAAATTAGCAAAGCATAAGCATTTTGAAAATCCATTCTTATGTCAAATACAAACTCGATTTCCTTTCCAGCCTACGAAATTTGAAGGGGTGGGAATCTGTTATCCTATTCTTCTTAACTGCACACTATGCTTGCTTGGCTGCCATCTTGTGTTCTTCTCCATGGATGCAATAAACCATCATTGAATTGCTTTCATGTTCAGAACAGTACTTTGTGGTGGTGGTGTTCTGGTTATCCTGAAACCTGCATGGATTTAACCTCCATTGTTTGAAAACGTCTATGTTTCTCGTCTTGTAGGatactacctccgttccaatgaataaggcttattttatttttggaaagTCAAATaatgtaaagtttgaccaagtttttacaaaaaatatcaacatgcaaaatacaaaatcaatGTCGTTATATacattgtgaaatatattttcacatGATATAtataaaatatcatatttgttgatagattttTCAAAAACTGTAGTCAGACTTTACTTGGcttgacttttcaaaaaaaagccttattcattggaatggagggagtatatacTAAACAGTTTAGTACTTCAGAAATTGAAAATGAGATAAGGGAGATGATACTGCGGGATAGAACTGTGTACAGTGGTTAGATGCTTGTGATTCCATGGTTTACGTCTATGTTTTCTCAAGTTTGTGTAGTGATTATTATAAGATCTTTGCACTGTAGGCCGCAATGACTGCATTGCTTCAAATTTGTTGCTAGTTTTTGCTTTACTTGTTTAAGACCTTACTTTACTTGTCAATGTCACTTGTTTCTAACGCGAGTGTTCTTTGGAAGTTTATTGCAAAGCGGAAAGCTGCAGCAGAAAATGACGTGCATTCATATGTGTTGGTCATCCATTGAGCTCCTTACTTAGAGTCTATTCTTATTATGTTTACACAGGTAACTATGTTGGCAGCattgatgatccagttgaagatgGGGATACTGTTCTTCACCTGTCATGCTTATATGGCCATCTACCTTGCGTGCAGGTTTACATTATTACCTCGCATAGTTTTCTCCACATTTTTTAGACCTTTTTCTCCTCTGATTGTGGTGGTATCCAACTATGGTCATCTTGCCAGCTACTGCTGCAACGAGGAGCAAGCTTGGAGTGCAAAGATGAAGAAGGGGCAATTCCCCTCCATGATGCTTGTGCTGGAGGTATGCATTTTTCATCTGTGTCGAGCTTATTTTTCCTTTTTGCACTTTTGTATGTTCAGTATCTCTTATAGATTCTTTTTGTACAGGCTTCACTGAGATAGTTCAGTGCATTCTGAGTTTTGCTGCAAATACTGAAGGCTGTGTGATGCGAATGCTCAACACCGTTGATGCTGAAGGCGATACTGTAAACTCTCTAAGCTGATTGTTTCATCATTTGCTTACCGTATTTTACATCCATTTGCTATCCACATGGTCTATATATTTATTCATTTGCTCTGTGCAGCCACTTCACCATGCTGCCAGAGGGGAACATATGGACACCGTCAAGATTTTGCTTGAGGCTGGCGCATGCCCCAAGAAGGAGAATTCCTATGGTCAGGCACCCGCCGAGATGGCCGATCAAGATACTGAAGTCCGAGCCCTGTTAACTGCCAAGCAAGTTGAGGCCAGCGTACACATGTCGGACTGATGTATCTGTGGGAATCCTTAGCTGAAACCCTCTAATATGACTGCTTTGGTAAAAGGAGTGTTAGTATTAGTAGTATCTTAATACACAGCTTCATACCGTTGTGAGAATTGGGTTTCTGTTGTCTTGGAGAAATATGGAGTTGTGTGCAGAGACAACGGAGGAGTCAAGGAGATGACTATTTCCTTTGTCCTTGCTATTTATAATTTCGCCTTATATATCAAAAGCACTAAATCGAACTTGTGCCATGCTTCTTTATCTGCATGATGATTACACTTACTGTGAGGATTCAGGAGGAAATATTTCCTGAGACTGAATCGCTAAGTGCCACATGTTTACGACACGTTGATTCTGATGCTAGGCTATATGGTAGGATGAAATTATGTCTTCTTTTCTTCTTCCAAGATATGGTGGCTGGGGATGTATGCCGAAAACTTGTTTTTACAGACCCCGGTACCTACCGGAGTGATGCCAGACATGTGCTGACCAATTTTTACACAAAAAATGTGAAACATAATTGAAACAAAACTGAAACACTAATTGAAACATAACTGAAACACTAATAGTGACGTTAGCAATGATGTCATTAGTTTCACTTTTTGTCAGACTGTTTCACAATGTTTTTCATGTATCACTTTAGTTTCATAAAAGTTTCACTTGTGTTtcaattattagttttatattagaCAAATGTTAAAAGCCTCACCAATCTCCAAGCAGAGAGTGGATGGTGGATTGAACTCCTTTACCTACCGGCGCCGGTAAATTCGCCGCGTTGGGGTGTATGCGCGCTCAACATCGTACCCGAGGAAACATGTAAACATCTATTTTTCAACACAGTATACCGTTGTTGTTTTCAAAACTAAGTTTCTCTTTGGTTCGAAGGGGTTGCATATAGATTATTGGAGGATTCAAGTCCTTGGATTTTCTTTTCAATTTTGTTTGATTTGTAGGGTTAAATCACCAGCAGCGCTTGGCCCTCCTCTGCTTGAGCATGACTATCCAGTGTTCGATGTGCGCGTGCAGATTCAGATCCCGAAGGCTTTGTCTCTGTTGAAACAATCACCAACTGCAGCAACGTGGCCCCTAAGCCAGCTTCTTCCACTGATCCATTGCCCCGACGAGCAGGgatgaagacgcatcgacgctggtgAGAGCGAAGGTCCCGACAAGAATGATGGATGGAGTGAATTGGCTGGATTAGGGAGTCTTTCGTCGGGCGAGCAGTTGAGAGCGCGGCAACCCTAGGAGCCCATTGTAGCCATCAGTTGGATCGAGAAGATAGGAAGAGGCAGGGCGGCTGCTTCATTAGAGTATCTTTAACTGATTCCTTATAATCGGTTAGAGGAGTAACTTTTTTTGGTTTTAATTCTCGAAACCACACCTAGCCGAACCCTCAAACAGTTAGAGGTGCATAAGTCCCGAAAAATGTTATCTAACAAGAGAATTTGTTTTCTACAAGGGGCATACCTAGTGCAAACATTTAGGGTTTGACG
It includes:
- the LOC127296685 gene encoding uncharacterized protein — encoded protein: MAVPGGRNGLVDDDDLAEHADAFDAASDDEEAPLPPHLRALADAAQTGNVDALRTALGNYVGSIDDPVEDGDTVLHLSCLYGHLPCVQLLLQRGASLECKDEEGAIPLHDACAGGFTEIVQCILSFAANTEGCVMRMLNTVDAEGDTPLHHAARGEHMDTVKILLEAGACPKKENSYGQAPAEMADQDTEVRALLTAKQVEASVHMSD